GCGTTTACAAGCTTCCTGCATATCCCACTGACCACCATAGTTTGCCGCTATAACCAAAGTGAACTCATGAAACTCTGCAGTAGCAAGCTCAGTTTCTTTAATATGCTTTTGGATGGTTTTACTAAAAGCAGTGGTATCTCCAATGACTTTTAAACGAATTTTGTTTTTTTTCAGTCGCTTGGTTTCTCTCTTAAGCGCATGAAGAAACAGTTCCATCAGTGCACTTACTTCTTCTTTGGGACGACGCCAGTTTTCACTGCTAAAGGCAAATAAAGTTAATACCTCAATATTGTAATCGCGACAGGCTTCCACAATATTACGTGCTGCCTTAAGGCCAGCTCTATGTCCTGCAATACTTGGCAGTTTATGACGTTTGGCCCAACGATTATTACCATCCATAATGACAGCAACATGGCGAGGGAAGTTGTCTGCTGAAGTGCTATTAAGCTTGGGTGACGTGTCTATCGCTGACATGAATCCTGAATCTATATGCCTCATTCATTGAATGCGAAACAATACCGCTAAATCCATAGGATGCAAGGCTTTTTATCTGATTTTTATCACAAGGAGCAGGCAAAATGAGAAAAGCTAACCTTTTGTTAGCCTAATTAGAGCATGGGCGCCACAAGCATTTTAGTCAGCTGCAGCCCCCTTTTGATACAGCTAAATTTCCATCAGCTCAGATTCTTTACTTTGTAACGCCTTATCCACTTCAGCAACGTACTGATCCGTTATCTTTTGGATCTCATCATGGGCTTTGCGCTCTTCGTCTTCACTGATTTCTTTATCTTTCAACAGTGTCTTAAGTTCGCTAATAGCATCACGGCGGATATTTCGTACAGCCACTCGAGCCCCCTCCGCTTCAGCTTTCGCTTGCTTAATATAGTTTTTACGTGTTTCTTCAGTTAGCGGAGGCAAAGGAATACGTATCACATCACCTGCCGTATTAGGATTCAAGCCCAGATCAGATTTTAATATCGCTTTTTCAATTGCAGGTACTAACTGCTTTTCCCAGGGGTTAACTGACAGAGTACGACCATCTTCTACTGAAATATTCGCCACTTGGTTTAATGGAGTATCAGCGCCATAATAAGGAACTACAATGCTGTCCAATAAACTTGGATGCGCTCTTCCGGTACGAATTTTGGCAAAGGCAACATCCAAGGATTCTACGCTTTTTTTCATCCGAGTTTTTGCATCAGATTTTATTTCATTAATCATCATTCACCTCTAGTACTAATCACCTTCAGCAATTAATGTTCCGTCATTGCCACCCACTACAATATTTAACAGGGCGCCGCTTTTATTCATATTAAATACACGAACAGGCATGTGATGGTCCCTTACCAAACAAATTGCTGTTAGGTCCATAACCCCAAGCTTACGATTCAGCACTTCGTCATAGCTGAGTGTTTCAAATTTTTCAGCGCTAGGGTTTTTAACTGGGTCATCAGTGAAAACACCATCAACTTTAGTCGCCTTCAATACTAAGTCCGCTTCCACTTCAATGCCTCGCAAACAGGCAGCAGAGTCAGTGGTAAAAAATGGATTACCAGTACCAGCAGAAAAGATAACAACATCACCACCATTTAGATAGCGCTGTGCTTTTCTGCGATCATAATGCTCAACCACACCACTCATTGGGATAGCAGACATCACTCGAGTATTGATATTGGAGCGCTCCAAACTGTCCCGCATTGCCAGCGCATTCATGACTGTCGCTAGCATTCCCATGTGATCGCCTGTGACACGATCCATTCCAGCTGCATGCAATGACGCCCCACGAAACAGGTTTCCTCCGCCAATGACCATTCCCACTTGCACACCAATACCCACTAATTGGCCAATTTCCAGCGCCATTCGATCAAGGACTTTTGGGTCAATCCCAAACTCCTCATCACCCATCAGGGCTTCACCACTCAGCTTTAGCAAGATACGTTTGTATTTTGGTTGTCGGTCACTAATAGGCATCAGTCCACCTGTACTTAACAAAATCTACCAAACAAAAAAATGGCCTGCTTAGCAGGCCATTATCATCAACTATTACTTATTAAGCCCTGCCTGAGCAGCCACTTCTGCAGCAAAGTCAACTTCTTCTTTTTCAATCCCTTCACCTACTTCATAACGCTTGAAGCCAAGCACTTTTGCACCGGCTTTTTTCGCTAAAGCGCCAATTTTTACATCAGGATCTTTAACAAAAGCCTGCTCTACTAGGCTGTTCTCTGCTAAGAATTTGCTGATACGGCCTGTAATCATTTTCTCAATAATATCATCTGGCTTACCTGAGTCTTTGGCTTGGGCAATGAAAATTTCTTTCTCTTTAGCCACAACTTCTTCAGGCATATCTTCTTTGTTCACCACTTGTGGGTTCACAGCAGCAACATGCATTGCGATATCTTTAGCCAGCTCAGCATCACCACCTTCTAAGGCAACTAGTACACCAATACGCTTATTACCATGTACATAACTACCAACTACTGAAGCTTCTACCTGCTCAAGGCGACGCACGCCAATGTTCTCACCAATTTTTTGCACTAAGGCTAAGCGAGCAGTTTCCAACTCACCTTCCATTAGTTTTGCAACGTCAGTTTGCTTGTCAGCAAATGCTTTATCCAGCACAGTGTTAACGAAGTTCAGAAAGTTATCATCGCGAGCAACAAAGTCAGTTTCGCTGTTCACTTCCAGCAAAATACCATAGTTTGCATCGTCAGCCACTTTAACAGCTACAACACCTTCTGCAGCAGTCCTGCCTGCTTTCTTCGCAGCTTTTGCTTGCCCAGACTTACGCAACTCTTCAATGGCTTTCTCTATATCACCCTCAGCTTGAACAAGTGCTTTTTTACACTCCATCATGCCCAGGCCTGTACGCTCACGTAACTCTTTTACCAATGCGGCGGTAATTGCTGCCATGAATCTATCCTCTTAATTCAGTTAGAGTACAATTCACTCAAAATTTGAAAAAGGGGGCCTTGCCCCCTTTGTTGTATACGATGAAGGCAAAACTGCCCACTCATGAATACGTCTGTAGATTAGCCTTCAGCGGCTTCTTTTGTTTCAGGTTGCTTTGTTTCTTCTTCAGCAACTTCAACAAATTCATCTGCCTGTCCCAGGTCTGCATTAGCACGACCTTCAGCAGTTGCGTTAGCAACAGACTTAACATAAAGCTGAATGGCACGAATTGCATCGTCATTACCTGGAATAACGTAATCTACGCCATCAGGATTACTGTTAGTATCAACAATACCTATGACAGGAATACCTAATTTGTTTGCTTCAGTAACAGCAATCCGCTCGTGATCAACATCAACAACAAAAATAGCGTCAGGTAAGCCACCCATCTCTTTAATTCCACCCAAACTACGCTCAAGCTTTTCAAGCTCGCGAGTACGCATTAGGGCTTCTTTTTTGGTTAGCTTTTCGAAAGTGCCGTCTTGCTTTTGTGCCTCTAAGTCACGTAAGCGACGGATAGATTGACGAATAGTTTTGTAGTTGGTCAACATACCACCTAACCAGCGGTGGTCAACATAAGGCATGCCTACGCGCTTAGCTTCTTCGCGAATAGCTTTACTCGCAGCGCGCTTGGTACCAACAAATAAAACTTTCTTTTTGCTTTCAGCCATTTTTTTAATGATGTCTAAAGCACCATTGAAAGCTGGCAAGGTATGCTCAAGGTTAACGATATGAATTTTATTGCGCGCCCCATAAATGTACTTAGCCATTTTAGGGTTCCAGTAGCGAGTCTGGTGACCAAAATGTACACCAGCCTTCAACATTTCACGCATTGAAACTTTAGCCATGTTATATCTCCAACATTGGGTTAGGCCTCCACACACCCCGCTACTCAACCTGCTTTAGGCACCCAGAGTAACAGTGTCGGTGCGTGTGTGTTATATCCTGCATTTTTGCAGGCGCAGCTTTATACCATAAATTATCCTAAACTAAAACCCAGCATTAGGCCTTTATTTATAGGATGCAGCACAAGCTACCTATAGTCGCGCTAATTCCTCTCAGCTAATTGAATTTTTTGATATATTAGTTGCGCTCAATAGTCATTATAACAACCCTAATTTGTCCTAGCCTAAGCAAGTTCGATTACTACTCATTGAAGCTTTCCCAGAGTATCCCGGTGTAAACACCATCTATCCAAAATACATGTAACAATTTATTTAATGTCAGCTTCTGATACACTACTGTGCTAATAAGCTAAGCGTTGACAAGCGATGGAGATCAATGCCTGTTATGGCTGTAAATATTAAAACCCCTGAAGAAATAGAGAAAATGAGAGTTGCTGGTCGCCTGGCCGCAGAAGTATTGGAAATGATTGGGCCTTATGTTGAGCCTGGCGTTAGCACTGGCGAATTAGATAGAATTTGCCACGATTACATAGTTAATCAACAGCAAGCCATTCCAGCCCCTCTCAATTACAATGGTTTTCCCAAGTCTATTTGCACATCAATTAATCAAGTAGTTTGTCATGGCATCCCCAGTGACAACAAGATACTGAAAAATGGTGATATTATTAACATTGATGTGACTGTCATTAAAGATGGTTACCATGGTGACACCAGTAAGATGTTTTATGTTGGTGAAGTAGCAGAGCATGCCAGGCGACTCTGTGTCGTCACCCAAGAGTGCCTATATAAAGC
This genomic interval from Spartinivicinus ruber contains the following:
- the uppS gene encoding polyprenyl diphosphate synthase produces the protein MSAIDTSPKLNSTSADNFPRHVAVIMDGNNRWAKRHKLPSIAGHRAGLKAARNIVEACRDYNIEVLTLFAFSSENWRRPKEEVSALMELFLHALKRETKRLKKNKIRLKVIGDTTAFSKTIQKHIKETELATAEFHEFTLVIAANYGGQWDMQEACKRLATKVQQGELTLDEITAEQIDEHLTTAGLPLPDLCIRTSGVHRISNFLLWQLAYAELYFTDILWPDFDKVAFHQALLDYSSRQRRFGQTSEQVEAAQCSNKE
- the frr gene encoding ribosome recycling factor → MINEIKSDAKTRMKKSVESLDVAFAKIRTGRAHPSLLDSIVVPYYGADTPLNQVANISVEDGRTLSVNPWEKQLVPAIEKAILKSDLGLNPNTAGDVIRIPLPPLTEETRKNYIKQAKAEAEGARVAVRNIRRDAISELKTLLKDKEISEDEERKAHDEIQKITDQYVAEVDKALQSKESELMEI
- the pyrH gene encoding UMP kinase; protein product: MPISDRQPKYKRILLKLSGEALMGDEEFGIDPKVLDRMALEIGQLVGIGVQVGMVIGGGNLFRGASLHAAGMDRVTGDHMGMLATVMNALAMRDSLERSNINTRVMSAIPMSGVVEHYDRRKAQRYLNGGDVVIFSAGTGNPFFTTDSAACLRGIEVEADLVLKATKVDGVFTDDPVKNPSAEKFETLSYDEVLNRKLGVMDLTAICLVRDHHMPVRVFNMNKSGALLNIVVGGNDGTLIAEGD
- the tsf gene encoding translation elongation factor Ts gives rise to the protein MAAITAALVKELRERTGLGMMECKKALVQAEGDIEKAIEELRKSGQAKAAKKAGRTAAEGVVAVKVADDANYGILLEVNSETDFVARDDNFLNFVNTVLDKAFADKQTDVAKLMEGELETARLALVQKIGENIGVRRLEQVEASVVGSYVHGNKRIGVLVALEGGDAELAKDIAMHVAAVNPQVVNKEDMPEEVVAKEKEIFIAQAKDSGKPDDIIEKMITGRISKFLAENSLVEQAFVKDPDVKIGALAKKAGAKVLGFKRYEVGEGIEKEEVDFAAEVAAQAGLNK
- the rpsB gene encoding 30S ribosomal protein S2; translated protein: MAKVSMREMLKAGVHFGHQTRYWNPKMAKYIYGARNKIHIVNLEHTLPAFNGALDIIKKMAESKKKVLFVGTKRAASKAIREEAKRVGMPYVDHRWLGGMLTNYKTIRQSIRRLRDLEAQKQDGTFEKLTKKEALMRTRELEKLERSLGGIKEMGGLPDAIFVVDVDHERIAVTEANKLGIPVIGIVDTNSNPDGVDYVIPGNDDAIRAIQLYVKSVANATAEGRANADLGQADEFVEVAEEETKQPETKEAAEG
- the map gene encoding type I methionyl aminopeptidase; its protein translation is MAVNIKTPEEIEKMRVAGRLAAEVLEMIGPYVEPGVSTGELDRICHDYIVNQQQAIPAPLNYNGFPKSICTSINQVVCHGIPSDNKILKNGDIINIDVTVIKDGYHGDTSKMFYVGEVAEHARRLCVVTQECLYKAIEILKPGVYLGDIGHIISKHAHAYHFSVVEEYCGHGIGKIFHEEPQVLHYGKPSTGLQIQEGMTFTVEPMINAGKKHTKLNKKDGWTVTTKDGRLSAQWEHTLAITADGCEVLTKRSEEPF